The following proteins are encoded in a genomic region of Leptospiraceae bacterium:
- a CDS encoding ABC transporter ATP-binding protein, giving the protein MNQSKTVVLKIENLNKSFGDLKAVQSINLEIYSGELFGLLGPNGAGKSTLISMIAGSLRADKGKIFFHGKEVATEDKKTRQRVGICPQSLVYWKLLTCKEQLVFMGNVYGLDKKTSETRSLALLEQLGLEGKKNEIASNLSGGMQRRLNILLALMHDPEILILDEPEAGLDPQSRVLVRDFVKSLARKKTVIFTTHNMDEADRICDRIAIIDRGTLIAEGETEYLKSKYGKGEILELEIQAAVNENKLQVSLATLEQTVKVTGDRIFISGKNIKEKLSEILNRLEREGIHPKEFKIRQDTLEDIFISLTGRSLRE; this is encoded by the coding sequence ATGAATCAATCGAAGACTGTAGTTTTAAAGATTGAAAATCTAAACAAAAGCTTTGGTGATTTAAAAGCTGTTCAAAGCATAAACTTAGAAATTTATTCTGGCGAATTATTCGGATTACTCGGTCCGAATGGAGCAGGAAAAAGCACGCTCATATCTATGATAGCTGGAAGTCTCAGAGCGGATAAGGGCAAAATCTTTTTTCATGGAAAAGAAGTTGCGACAGAAGACAAAAAAACAAGGCAACGGGTTGGAATTTGTCCACAGAGTCTTGTCTACTGGAAACTTCTTACTTGTAAAGAACAATTGGTTTTTATGGGAAATGTTTATGGTCTGGATAAAAAAACTTCCGAGACTAGAAGCCTTGCCCTTCTTGAACAATTAGGGCTTGAAGGAAAGAAGAATGAAATTGCTTCTAACTTATCTGGAGGAATGCAAAGAAGACTCAATATTTTGCTCGCTCTTATGCATGACCCGGAAATTCTAATTTTAGATGAGCCAGAAGCAGGGCTTGATCCACAGAGTAGAGTTTTAGTTCGTGACTTTGTAAAATCTCTCGCTAGAAAAAAAACAGTTATTTTTACAACGCATAATATGGATGAGGCAGATCGTATCTGTGATAGGATTGCAATCATAGATAGAGGAACTTTGATTGCAGAAGGGGAAACAGAATATCTAAAGAGCAAATATGGAAAGGGAGAAATTCTAGAACTGGAAATTCAAGCTGCGGTTAATGAGAATAAGCTACAAGTGAGTCTCGCAACTCTCGAACAAACTGTAAAAGTAACCGGAGATAGAATTTTTATTTCTGGAAAAAATATCAAAGAAAAACTATCAGAAATTTTAAATCGATTGGAAAGAGAAGGAATTCACCCGAAAGAATTTAAAATCAGGCAAGATACACTAGAAGATATTTTTATTAGCCTGACAGGAAGGAGTCTTAGAGAATGA
- a CDS encoding acyl-CoA/acyl-ACP dehydrogenase: MATATNALDKESALKSLAASGNLLEEITKGLAVQCTVKGGISVGKMDENQYVFYQLSWMTAQQKIAEHFISYAWDSSFGTGELEQEMAVVFAAEVVSLIRSELISKPAEYTLNHEKVTTALFNSSVNEFVQNSTKIEHYSKIIDTINKVGHAGAYGLSDDHESFRETFHKFAEDVVKPHAEHVHRSDDIIPQDIIDGLNDMGCFGLCIPETYGGIQPADKPDNISMLVVTEELSRGGLGIAGSLITRPEIVSKAILKGGTEAQKEKWLGKLASGEVMAAVAVTEPNYGSDVAGVIVTGTKVEGGWKINGVKTWCTFAGYANVLLVLCRTEADLELKHKGLSILLAEKPRFLGHSFDHKQEGGGRMEGKAIGTIGYRGMHSFEVSFEDYFVPDENLVGGEAARGKGFYLQMEGFAGGRIQTAARANGVMQAAFEAGLRYATERQVFKKPIYEYNLTKYKLARMAMIIQASRQFTNFVARLMDDHKGQMEATLIKFYASKISEWVCREAMQIHGGMGYAEEYAVSRYFVDSRVFSIFEGAEEVMALRVIAKGLLEAKL; encoded by the coding sequence ATGGCTACTGCAACAAACGCTTTAGATAAAGAATCAGCCCTTAAATCACTTGCCGCATCTGGCAATCTTCTCGAAGAAATTACCAAAGGACTAGCTGTGCAATGCACTGTTAAGGGTGGAATTTCTGTTGGTAAGATGGATGAAAACCAATACGTATTCTATCAACTTTCCTGGATGACTGCACAACAAAAAATTGCAGAGCATTTTATTTCTTATGCTTGGGATTCTTCTTTCGGAACTGGTGAACTCGAACAAGAAATGGCAGTCGTGTTTGCAGCAGAAGTTGTTTCCCTTATCCGCTCTGAATTAATTTCTAAACCAGCAGAATATACTTTGAATCATGAAAAAGTAACAACTGCTCTTTTTAATTCTTCTGTAAATGAATTTGTTCAAAATTCTACTAAGATAGAACATTACTCAAAGATTATTGATACAATTAATAAAGTTGGTCATGCAGGTGCTTATGGTCTTAGTGATGACCATGAATCCTTCCGCGAGACATTTCATAAGTTTGCGGAAGATGTCGTTAAGCCGCACGCAGAGCATGTGCATCGTAGCGATGATATTATCCCACAAGATATTATTGATGGACTCAATGATATGGGTTGCTTTGGTCTTTGCATTCCTGAAACTTATGGTGGAATTCAACCAGCAGACAAGCCGGATAATATCAGTATGCTTGTGGTTACGGAAGAGTTGTCGCGTGGTGGTTTAGGGATTGCAGGAAGTTTAATTACAAGACCTGAAATCGTATCCAAAGCAATTCTAAAAGGTGGAACGGAAGCACAAAAAGAAAAATGGTTAGGTAAACTCGCAAGTGGAGAAGTAATGGCAGCCGTTGCTGTAACTGAGCCTAATTACGGATCTGACGTTGCCGGTGTGATTGTTACTGGAACAAAAGTAGAAGGCGGATGGAAAATCAACGGCGTCAAAACTTGGTGCACTTTTGCAGGTTACGCGAACGTGTTGTTAGTTCTTTGCCGCACAGAAGCAGATTTAGAATTAAAACACAAAGGTTTATCCATATTACTCGCTGAGAAGCCTCGTTTCCTAGGACATAGCTTTGATCATAAGCAAGAAGGTGGCGGTCGTATGGAAGGGAAAGCGATTGGAACTATCGGTTATCGTGGTATGCATTCGTTTGAAGTTTCCTTTGAAGACTACTTTGTTCCCGATGAAAACTTAGTTGGTGGAGAAGCCGCAAGAGGAAAAGGATTCTATTTACAAATGGAAGGCTTTGCCGGTGGACGTATTCAAACAGCAGCCCGTGCAAATGGTGTAATGCAAGCCGCTTTCGAAGCAGGGCTACGTTATGCGACAGAGAGACAAGTATTTAAAAAACCAATTTACGAATACAACCTTACCAAATACAAGCTTGCTAGAATGGCGATGATTATACAAGCATCCAGACAATTCACAAACTTTGTAGCTCGTCTCATGGACGACCACAAGGGGCAAATGGAAGCTACCCTCATCAAGTTCTATGCATCTAAAATTTCAGAATGGGTTTGTCGCGAAGCAATGCAGATTCATGGTGGAATGGGTTATGCAGAAGAATATGCAGTGTCTCGTTACTTCGTAGACTCCCGTGTATTCTCTATATTCGAAGGAGCCGAAGAGGTAATGGCGTTACGCGTTATAGCTAAAGGACTCCTCGAAGCAAAATTATAG
- a CDS encoding cell adhesion protein: MRKKMKYAILLVAVFGALAANIGLSANDTHDYGFYWFDANNNPTDAVNASGVPNTVSTAFYDPAKPTVFYFHGWQKGTSVKGYSRETFLYADPTTKANVNTVSKWKADGWNVAIFYWNQMADEDEVKDAEAKIWSTSGPKGMRYRISTGSYGTAFTPTKSVGALALAEYTALMANYKGTEIRFAGHSLGSQLATNLAKLVSDYIAANTTKAFLMPKRLELLDPYWSKDGKSYFGDVYGSTYASCNPGTKDGKLDWNAEVVRCHIYNMINKNGLLVTWYKTSAIFDVWVGDQNTPLESIVALQNPASYWLNATDQTNKHVWARHLYFYSKIVSPTSVMPKECTISGTGTRTATGKITIYANTPSTRVKEMMGNTYYWTQVEGRNTPNPNDDWYERKTR; this comes from the coding sequence ATGAGAAAAAAAATGAAATATGCTATTCTATTAGTAGCAGTTTTTGGGGCGTTAGCGGCTAATATAGGATTAAGCGCAAACGATACACATGATTATGGGTTTTATTGGTTTGATGCAAATAACAACCCAACCGATGCAGTCAATGCAAGTGGTGTTCCCAATACTGTGAGCACAGCTTTTTATGATCCAGCAAAACCAACTGTATTTTATTTTCATGGATGGCAAAAGGGAACTTCTGTAAAAGGTTATTCTAGAGAAACATTTTTATACGCAGATCCAACAACCAAAGCAAATGTGAATACTGTTTCGAAATGGAAAGCGGACGGTTGGAACGTTGCCATTTTTTATTGGAATCAAATGGCAGACGAAGATGAAGTCAAAGATGCAGAAGCAAAAATATGGAGCACTAGTGGACCAAAAGGAATGCGTTATAGAATTAGCACTGGATCTTATGGAACTGCATTTACTCCAACCAAAAGTGTAGGGGCTCTTGCTCTCGCCGAATACACCGCACTCATGGCAAACTACAAAGGAACTGAAATCAGATTTGCAGGACACTCTTTAGGAAGCCAACTAGCTACAAATTTAGCGAAATTAGTAAGTGACTACATAGCGGCTAACACAACGAAAGCTTTCTTAATGCCAAAGCGTCTTGAATTATTAGATCCATATTGGAGTAAAGATGGAAAGTCTTATTTTGGTGATGTGTATGGAAGCACATACGCTAGCTGTAATCCTGGTACTAAAGATGGAAAATTAGATTGGAACGCAGAAGTTGTAAGATGTCATATTTATAATATGATTAATAAGAATGGTCTTCTTGTTACCTGGTATAAAACCTCTGCAATTTTTGACGTATGGGTTGGAGATCAGAATACACCTCTTGAGTCAATTGTAGCATTGCAAAATCCAGCATCTTATTGGTTAAATGCAACCGATCAAACAAATAAACATGTTTGGGCGCGTCATCTGTATTTCTATTCTAAAATTGTTTCGCCTACTAGTGTAATGCCGAAAGAATGCACTATCAGTGGAACTGGAACAAGAACTGCTACTGGAAAAATTACCATTTATGCAAATACTCCATCTACAAGAGTAAAAGAAATGATGGGCAATACATACTACTGGACTCAAGTAGAAGGTAGAAATACTCCTAATCCAAATGATGATTGGTACGAAAGAAAAACCCGTTAA
- a CDS encoding type II toxin-antitoxin system VapC family toxin — protein MKSFFDTSSLVKKYIDESGSDTVTELFQNSDEVVLSPITRIEFQSALQRLVN, from the coding sequence TTGAAATCTTTTTTTGATACGTCTTCCCTTGTTAAAAAATATATTGATGAAAGTGGTTCCGATACTGTTACTGAACTCTTTCAGAATTCAGACGAAGTTGTTTTATCACCTATAACAAGAATTGAATTTCAATCAGCTTTGCAAAGATTAGTAAATTGA
- a CDS encoding formylglycine-generating enzyme family protein, with translation MKDYHGCTRINTDKRFRIFVYISLYLYICGITFPLLSSELVKVPAGVYKPFIKVDAESATKPIPVKSFYLDKYLVTKKDYSEFISKNPKWKKENTPQIFADEGYLDDWKTKKENFILDSPVTYISWFSAKAYCESQGKRLPNAYEWEYAAFIPPIGGNSKTVDKEIMRWYGEKKPDHLPSIGRYKNALGIYDLHGLIWEWVYDFNSASVTGDSRADSDLESSLFCGAGALKANDFSNYAAYMRFGYRAGLKGWYTGKYLGFRCAKDL, from the coding sequence ATGAAAGATTACCACGGATGCACACGGATAAACACGGATAAAAGATTTAGGATTTTTGTATATATCAGTTTATATCTGTACATCTGTGGTATAACATTTCCTCTACTAAGTTCTGAATTGGTAAAAGTTCCAGCCGGTGTTTACAAGCCATTTATCAAAGTAGATGCTGAGTCTGCGACTAAACCAATTCCGGTAAAATCTTTTTACTTGGATAAATACCTTGTTACCAAAAAAGATTATTCTGAGTTTATTAGTAAAAACCCAAAGTGGAAAAAAGAAAATACTCCTCAGATCTTTGCTGATGAAGGATACTTAGATGACTGGAAAACTAAGAAGGAAAATTTTATACTAGATTCTCCTGTTACCTACATCTCTTGGTTTTCTGCGAAAGCATACTGTGAGTCACAAGGAAAAAGATTACCTAATGCATATGAATGGGAATACGCAGCGTTTATCCCTCCGATTGGAGGAAACAGTAAGACTGTGGATAAAGAGATTATGCGCTGGTATGGTGAAAAAAAACCAGACCATTTACCTTCTATCGGAAGATATAAAAATGCGTTAGGTATATATGATTTGCATGGACTCATCTGGGAATGGGTTTATGATTTTAATTCTGCTTCGGTTACGGGTGACTCGCGTGCTGATTCGGATTTAGAATCTTCTTTGTTTTGTGGGGCAGGCGCACTCAAAGCAAATGATTTTAGTAATTATGCGGCTTATATGCGATTTGGCTACAGAGCCGGATTAAAAGGATGGTACACTGGAAAGTATTTGGGATTTCGCTGTGCCAAGGATTTATAA
- a CDS encoding ABC transporter permease: MNIWILFKKNILEQFRDFWPLVITLIASPFFVFLYWMMFSGGMNSLSIGIVNLDRGFREKSYSKEWIEILKTQKKNEFNVFQITDVKDREVLKSLLKEKKIHAGFVLPEDFSEILEKSKSGKLENTIQAEMTGDMTNPMYLVGVTLVILELESFAYKIAKVKKFIQYNETFSGSSGTKNDFEMSVPGLIVFSIIMLLFTSTIAFIREIEERTILRIQLAPISTFEYFIGIGLAQFLIGVVSVGFTMGAAILFGFKFQGSNLSIFLPIVLCILSIQGTSLIVASFCRNGKDVLTIGNIPLFILMWFSGSMYPFPKNELFRIGDFPVSWNDFLPPTHAVNAMNKVFNFGANLNEIGFEIIALIILTLIYSGIGIILFQKRQMR; the protein is encoded by the coding sequence ATGAATATCTGGATTTTATTTAAAAAAAATATCTTAGAGCAATTTAGAGACTTCTGGCCTTTAGTTATTACGCTTATCGCATCTCCTTTTTTTGTATTCTTATACTGGATGATGTTTTCCGGCGGGATGAATTCTTTAAGCATTGGAATTGTAAATTTAGACCGAGGCTTTCGGGAAAAATCTTACAGCAAAGAATGGATTGAAATTTTAAAAACACAAAAGAAGAATGAATTCAATGTATTTCAAATCACAGATGTAAAGGATAGAGAAGTATTAAAAAGTTTACTGAAAGAAAAAAAGATTCATGCTGGTTTTGTTCTTCCAGAAGACTTCTCTGAAATCTTAGAAAAAAGTAAATCAGGAAAATTGGAAAATACAATCCAAGCCGAAATGACAGGAGACATGACAAACCCAATGTATCTTGTCGGGGTAACGCTTGTTATTCTCGAACTAGAATCCTTCGCTTATAAGATTGCAAAAGTAAAAAAATTCATTCAATACAACGAAACATTTTCCGGAAGCTCGGGAACAAAGAACGATTTTGAAATGTCCGTTCCCGGATTAATTGTATTTTCTATTATAATGCTTTTATTTACTTCTACAATTGCGTTTATTAGAGAAATTGAAGAGCGCACTATTTTAAGAATTCAACTTGCTCCTATTTCTACTTTCGAATATTTTATTGGTATTGGACTGGCGCAATTTTTAATTGGAGTTGTCTCTGTTGGATTTACAATGGGAGCAGCGATTCTATTTGGATTTAAGTTTCAGGGAAGCAATCTAAGTATTTTTCTTCCGATAGTTCTATGTATTCTTTCGATTCAAGGAACAAGTTTGATCGTTGCTAGTTTTTGTAGAAACGGAAAAGATGTATTGACGATTGGAAATATTCCCCTTTTTATTTTGATGTGGTTCTCCGGTTCCATGTATCCGTTTCCGAAAAATGAATTATTTAGAATTGGAGATTTCCCTGTTTCGTGGAATGATTTTTTGCCACCGACGCACGCTGTGAATGCAATGAATAAGGTTTTTAATTTTGGCGCTAACTTAAATGAGATTGGGTTTGAAATAATTGCCCTAATTATACTCACACTCATTTATAGTGGAATTGGAATTATTCTATTTCAGAAGAGACAAATGAGGTAA
- a CDS encoding BrnT family toxin, producing MEFEWDIQKEKANIRKHKISFKEAIFVFSDQNALTIPDVNHSDFEDRWVTLGFIPKGQIILVIHTHRIRNLEKTIRIISARKATKKEMAQYNKSLK from the coding sequence ATGGAATTTGAGTGGGATATACAAAAAGAAAAAGCAAATATCAGAAAGCACAAAATCTCATTTAAAGAAGCAATATTCGTATTCTCTGATCAGAATGCTTTAACTATTCCAGATGTAAATCATTCTGATTTTGAAGATCGTTGGGTTACGCTTGGATTTATTCCGAAAGGACAGATAATCCTTGTTATTCATACTCACAGAATAAGAAATTTGGAAAAGACAATTAGAATTATTTCAGCAAGAAAAGCAACGAAGAAAGAAATGGCTCAATATAATAAGTCCTTAAAGTAA
- a CDS encoding SCO family protein, which translates to MRTIVFILLTILISCKEGHHDHKHHALPASAAAEGSLFDLEDMWTTQDNKMFHWKDQKGEAMIVSMFYASCQSVCPRIVSDMQLIAKKIAQNTGKPPKMVLVSFDPEKILRKHLNPTLRKWN; encoded by the coding sequence ATGAGAACTATCGTATTTATTTTACTCACGATTCTGATATCGTGTAAAGAAGGACATCACGATCACAAACACCATGCGTTACCCGCAAGTGCTGCTGCGGAAGGCTCTCTGTTTGACTTGGAAGATATGTGGACAACGCAGGACAACAAAATGTTTCATTGGAAAGACCAAAAGGGAGAGGCAATGATTGTAAGTATGTTTTATGCTTCTTGCCAGAGTGTATGTCCTAGGATTGTTTCTGATATGCAACTAATCGCAAAAAAAATAGCACAAAACACTGGTAAGCCTCCTAAGATGGTTTTAGTTAGTTTTGACCCTGAAAAGATTCTCCGGAAGCACTTAAATCCTACGCTAAGAAAATGGAACTAG
- a CDS encoding type II toxin-antitoxin system VapC family toxin, which produces MTQESYEIALAEFTQDSVEYEFIKFDLTLEELVLTVIKKYGLRSLDGIQLASAKMSNADQFVTSDTKLFEAAEKELTKKNIFV; this is translated from the coding sequence TTGACTCAGGAATCTTATGAAATTGCACTGGCTGAATTTACACAGGATTCAGTAGAGTATGAATTTATAAAATTTGATTTAACATTGGAGGAACTGGTGCTTACAGTTATAAAGAAGTATGGGTTGCGTTCACTCGATGGAATTCAGCTTGCTTCGGCTAAAATGAGTAATGCGGATCAATTCGTAACCTCAGACACAAAACTTTTTGAAGCTGCAGAAAAAGAACTTACTAAGAAGAATATTTTTGTATAG
- a CDS encoding NAD(P)-binding protein produces MKIGIIGSGITGAVLGNLLPEAIVYERATHVGGRTTTRFLKDTERFDIGATVFKEKIGYIEKGIQKEFDFLDFLRTRVPDLKVEPHKTHPGSFHPISCMQDLSASLLSKNTVELLHHAESITKSPDQSQWILKFNSGKTELFDKIILTAPVPQIISLLKNSGHMTHWDEAIRFRGEYRSSLVLTGIWRNLPSEVIQKVKAQKNFTFLFKDEDAEYISIESEKYRKNDSDHSLIITIQFSSAFSSKNLERWCDAEKKPMYYILNSNQYFFNRVFHVLDIPEMISKNPDQIDTHKWRYSQADFSLFKDTDINLDHPKLLEYIALSKKHNLWMTGDWIWGSRIVRCALGATVIAKEILKDNH; encoded by the coding sequence GTGAAAATTGGAATCATTGGAAGCGGAATCACGGGTGCAGTTCTAGGAAATCTATTACCGGAAGCAATTGTATACGAGCGAGCTACTCATGTAGGCGGAAGAACGACGACAAGATTTCTAAAGGATACCGAACGATTTGATATTGGAGCAACTGTTTTCAAAGAAAAAATCGGATACATTGAAAAGGGAATACAAAAGGAATTTGATTTTCTAGATTTCTTAAGAACCCGCGTTCCTGATTTAAAAGTAGAACCTCACAAAACGCATCCCGGTTCCTTCCATCCTATTAGTTGTATGCAAGACTTATCAGCTAGCCTACTTTCCAAAAACACAGTAGAGCTTTTGCATCATGCAGAGTCCATTACTAAGAGCCCAGACCAGAGCCAATGGATATTAAAATTTAATAGCGGCAAAACAGAATTATTCGATAAGATAATCCTAACCGCCCCAGTGCCACAAATAATTTCTCTTCTAAAAAATTCAGGTCATATGACTCACTGGGATGAGGCAATTCGATTTAGAGGCGAATACCGATCATCCTTAGTTCTTACTGGAATCTGGCGCAATCTACCTTCTGAGGTTATACAAAAAGTTAAAGCACAAAAAAATTTTACATTCTTATTTAAAGATGAAGATGCAGAGTATATTTCCATCGAAAGTGAAAAGTATAGAAAAAATGATTCAGATCATTCTCTTATTATTACGATTCAATTTTCCTCTGCCTTTAGCTCTAAAAATTTAGAGAGATGGTGTGATGCAGAAAAAAAACCAATGTATTATATTCTTAACAGCAACCAATATTTCTTCAACCGAGTATTTCACGTATTGGACATTCCAGAAATGATAAGTAAAAATCCAGATCAAATAGATACGCATAAATGGCGTTATTCGCAAGCTGATTTTTCTTTATTTAAAGACACCGATATAAATCTAGATCATCCCAAACTTTTAGAATACATAGCACTGAGTAAAAAACACAATCTCTGGATGACGGGAGATTGGATATGGGGCTCTCGCATCGTCCGCTGTGCATTAGGCGCTACAGTTATCGCAAAAGAAATATTAAAAGACAATCACTAG
- a CDS encoding V-type H(+)-translocating pyrophosphatase, producing the protein MELSVIIIIAMSILSLLTAAVFTSKVITIKVGGVNGKDTPEDVKLKTISAAIAEGAMAFLMREYKVISIFIAVMTVVIFFLLDNPKTPDFNEGLFTAIAFISGAIISCVSGFIGMRIATMGNVRTAQAAKESISKAFRVAFDSGAVMGFGLIGMAILGLIALFLIFTGAYPGMEKHILMEALAGFGLGGSSVALFARVGGGIYTKAADVGADLVGKVEKGIPEDDPRNPATIADNVGDNVGDIAGMGADLFGSAAEATCAALVIGATATALSGNTNALLYPVLISAFGIPACLLTTFFARVKEGGSVEGTLKKQLWISTIIVAAVMYFVTDRFMVDFELAGKTITKMNVYYSLILGLFSGMLIGMITEFYTSHSYKPVREVADACNTGAATNIIYGLALGYKSSVLPVVLLVITIVGSSTMAGMYGIAIAALGMISTIAIGLTIDAYGPVSDNAGGIAEMAGLGKEVRDRTDTLDAAGNTTAAVGKGFAIGSAALTSLALFVAFITRSRLQDSTIGNIELLDPLVFGGLLFGAMLPFIFSAFTMKSVGDAAKDMVEEVRRQFKEIPGLMEGTGKPDYKKCVDISTTAALREMIAPGLLVILSPLLVGWLFGIKCLAGMLAGALVSGVVLAISSANSGGAWDNAKKYIEAAGKKGTDLHKAAVVGDTVGDPFKDTSGPAINILIKLMAIISLVFVEFFVTHGGLLTK; encoded by the coding sequence ATGGAACTATCTGTAATAATCATCATAGCCATGTCTATACTCTCGCTTTTAACTGCAGCCGTTTTCACTAGTAAAGTGATTACGATCAAAGTTGGCGGAGTAAATGGGAAGGACACCCCGGAAGATGTAAAGTTAAAGACCATCTCGGCTGCAATCGCAGAAGGGGCAATGGCATTTCTAATGAGAGAATACAAAGTAATTAGTATTTTCATTGCTGTAATGACTGTCGTTATATTTTTTCTCTTAGACAATCCAAAGACTCCAGATTTCAATGAAGGACTTTTCACAGCGATTGCTTTCATTTCAGGAGCAATCATTTCTTGTGTGTCTGGATTTATCGGAATGAGAATCGCAACCATGGGTAACGTTCGCACTGCACAAGCTGCGAAAGAATCCATCTCTAAAGCATTTAGAGTTGCCTTCGATTCTGGTGCTGTAATGGGATTTGGTCTCATCGGTATGGCAATCCTCGGACTCATTGCACTCTTTTTAATCTTCACAGGCGCATATCCTGGAATGGAAAAACATATTTTGATGGAAGCTCTCGCTGGATTTGGTCTTGGTGGATCTTCTGTTGCTTTGTTTGCCCGTGTTGGTGGTGGTATATACACTAAAGCCGCTGACGTTGGTGCTGACTTAGTTGGTAAAGTAGAAAAAGGAATTCCAGAAGATGATCCCCGTAACCCTGCTACTATTGCGGATAACGTTGGTGATAACGTCGGCGATATCGCTGGTATGGGTGCTGACCTTTTTGGTTCTGCTGCTGAAGCAACTTGTGCTGCTCTCGTAATTGGTGCAACTGCAACTGCTCTTAGTGGAAATACAAATGCACTTTTATATCCTGTTTTAATTTCTGCATTTGGAATTCCTGCTTGTTTACTCACAACTTTTTTTGCGCGAGTAAAAGAAGGCGGAAGTGTAGAAGGAACTCTTAAAAAACAACTTTGGATTTCTACTATCATCGTAGCTGCTGTTATGTATTTTGTAACAGATAGATTCATGGTAGATTTTGAATTAGCTGGTAAGACAATCACTAAAATGAATGTTTATTATTCCCTAATCCTCGGACTTTTTTCTGGAATGCTAATTGGTATGATTACTGAGTTTTATACTTCTCATTCTTACAAACCAGTAAGAGAAGTAGCTGATGCTTGTAACACAGGCGCTGCAACTAACATCATTTACGGTTTAGCTCTTGGTTATAAAAGTTCTGTATTGCCAGTTGTATTACTTGTAATCACAATCGTTGGTTCAAGCACAATGGCTGGTATGTATGGAATCGCAATCGCCGCTCTCGGTATGATTTCTACTATCGCAATCGGTCTTACCATTGACGCATACGGACCAGTATCCGACAACGCAGGTGGTATTGCTGAAATGGCTGGTCTTGGAAAAGAAGTAAGAGATAGAACAGATACGTTAGACGCTGCAGGTAACACTACTGCTGCTGTTGGAAAAGGTTTTGCTATCGGTTCCGCTGCATTAACCTCACTTGCTTTATTTGTTGCTTTTATCACTCGTTCTCGTCTACAAGATTCTACAATTGGAAATATCGAACTACTAGATCCACTCGTATTCGGTGGATTATTATTTGGTGCAATGCTTCCATTTATCTTCTCTGCTTTCACTATGAAATCTGTTGGGGATGCAGCAAAAGACATGGTAGAAGAAGTTCGTCGTCAGTTCAAAGAAATTCCTGGTCTTATGGAAGGAACTGGTAAACCTGATTACAAAAAATGCGTAGACATTTCTACAACTGCTGCTCTTCGCGAGATGATAGCTCCGGGACTCCTTGTAATTCTTTCTCCACTCTTAGTTGGTTGGCTATTCGGTATTAAGTGCTTGGCAGGTATGCTTGCTGGTGCGTTAGTCTCTGGAGTGGTTCTTGCAATTTCAAGTGCAAACTCAGGCGGTGCTTGGGACAATGCTAAGAAATACATAGAAGCTGCTGGCAAAAAAGGAACTGATTTACACAAAGCTGCTGTAGTAGGGGATACTGTTGGTGATCCGTTCAAAGACACATCCGGTCCTGCTATCAACATTCTAATCAAACTCATGGCTATTATCAGCTTAGTGTTTGTGGAATTCTTTGTAACACATGGTGGACTTTTGACTAAGTAA